Proteins from a genomic interval of Chionomys nivalis chromosome 7, mChiNiv1.1, whole genome shotgun sequence:
- the Il13 gene encoding interleukin-13, protein MALWLTAVLALACLGGLAAPGPVLRSVSPSYVPLRELIEELINITQDQRAPLCNGSMVWSVDLRAGGFCAALDSLTNISSCKPIYKTQRILNGLCTRKASLGVSNLPDTKIEVAQFITKLLEYSRLRYRHDNKH, encoded by the exons ATGGCGCTCTGGTTGACGGCAGTCCTGGCTCTCGCCTGCCTCGGTGGTCTCGCTGCCCCAGGCCCGGTGCTGCGATCAGTGTCTCCTTCCTATGTGCCCCTAAGGGAGCTTATTGAGGAGTTGATCAACATCACACAAGACCAGAGG GCTCCCCTGTGCAATGGCAGCATGGTATGGAGCGTGGACCTGAGAGCTGGCGGG TTCTGCGCGGCCCTGGATTCCCTGACCAACATCTCCAGTTGCAAACCCATCTACAAGACCCAGAGGATACTGAATGGCCTCTGCACCCGGAAGGCCTCATTGGGG GTTTCCAACCTTCCAGACACCAAAATCGAAGTGGCCCAGTTTATAACAAAACTGCTCGAGTACTCAAGGCTACGTTATCGCCACGACAACAAACACTGA